In Paenibacillus ihbetae, the following are encoded in one genomic region:
- a CDS encoding response regulator transcription factor, whose protein sequence is MIEILLVDDHPSVMEGTKMLLEQEQDMRVTLACTPEQAIQLVTSQHFDVMLIDMHMPGMNGIDLAKRILELMPDAIMLIYTGFEVGYHFNLIMDAGLSGFVLKTAGKEQLVTAVRCALRGEVVLPLGLVKQLRRTTGTVLERAPGSQAQSITNKEYDILKEIARGKSNKEIAGTIMMSQRSLEYCLTSLFQKLSVKSRIEAAMKAKQLGILSDVDFVQMQ, encoded by the coding sequence ATGATTGAAATTTTATTGGTAGACGACCATCCTTCCGTAATGGAGGGAACGAAAATGCTGCTTGAGCAGGAGCAGGACATGAGGGTCACGCTCGCATGCACGCCGGAGCAGGCAATCCAGCTCGTAACATCGCAGCACTTCGACGTGATGCTGATCGATATGCATATGCCGGGCATGAACGGCATTGATTTGGCGAAGAGGATCCTTGAGCTGATGCCGGATGCCATCATGCTCATCTATACCGGCTTTGAGGTGGGCTATCATTTTAATCTGATCATGGATGCCGGATTATCGGGCTTTGTGCTGAAGACGGCGGGAAAGGAGCAGCTTGTCACGGCGGTCCGGTGCGCGCTTCGGGGGGAGGTCGTTCTTCCGCTCGGGCTGGTCAAGCAGCTGCGCCGGACGACCGGCACCGTGCTGGAACGTGCCCCGGGCAGCCAAGCCCAGTCGATCACGAACAAGGAATACGACATTCTAAAGGAAATAGCGCGGGGCAAGAGCAATAAGGAAATTGCAGGAACGATCATGATGAGCCAGCGATCGCTCGAGTACTGTCTAACGAGCCTGTTCCAGAAGCTGAGCGTCAAGTCCCGCATCGAGGCCGCCATGAAGGCGAAGCAGCTCGGAATTCTGTCGGATGTCGATTTTGTGCAAATGCAATAA